The following proteins are encoded in a genomic region of Nicotiana sylvestris chromosome 4, ASM39365v2, whole genome shotgun sequence:
- the LOC104240519 gene encoding uncharacterized protein: MDPISIQIILHSSDALDMSLVNAVFDGRGYQGWKRSLLIAFSAKSKLGFINGNCPAPAPAPAPTPTSKDFQPWSRCNDMVTFWLLNSLSKDIGDGVIYSKSARNLWTSLEHRFGQSNGAKLYHLQKELAGLTQGTCDIASYFTKLKRLYDELDSLNCDIKCTCTMRERKHIKNHKRMKDSFNF, from the coding sequence ATGGACCCAATTTCGATCCAAATCATCCTTCACTCCTCAGATGCACTTGACATGAGCTTGGTGAATGCTGTTTTCGATGGAAGAGGCTATCAGGGCTGGAAAAGATCTCTCTTAATAGCTTTCTCAGCAAAAAGCAAGTTGGGCTTTATAAATGGGAATTGCCCAGCTCCAGCTCCAGCTCCAGCTCCAACTCCTACTTCCAAAGACTTTCAACCATGGAGTAGATGTAATGATATGGTTACATTCTGGCTGCTGAATTCTCTCTCCAAAGATATTGGAGATGGTGTAATCTACTCCAAATCTGCAAGGAATTTATGGACCAGTTTGGAACATAGATTTGGACAGTCCAATGGTGCAAAGTTATACCATCTACAGAAAGAATTAGCTGGATTAACTCAAGGAACATGTGATATAGCTAGTTATTTCACAAAGCTTAAACGATTATATGATGAGCTAGATTCACTTAATTGCGACATCAAATGCACTTGCACTATGAGGGAAAGAAAGCACATAAAAAATCACAAGAGGATGAAAGACTCATTCAATTTTTGA